A portion of the Cryptomeria japonica chromosome 5, Sugi_1.0, whole genome shotgun sequence genome contains these proteins:
- the LOC131039655 gene encoding 36.4 kDa proline-rich protein-like, with product MKMTIFASVLIIVMIGLASTMAPVVAYRSTEYISSLQKAPYTYIPKVPGHGMPGKPGSSTPGSGSCPIDALKLGACVDLLGGLVHVGAGDPVVNKCCPLLKGIAELEAALCLCTTIRAKLLNLNIILPLALELFVQCEMTPPAGFTCPSAH from the coding sequence atgaagatgacaatcttTGCATCAGTATTGATCATAGTTATGATTGGTTTAGCCTCAACCATGGCCCCTGTAGTGGCATATAGAAGTACAGAGTATATTTCCTCTCTCCAAAAGGCTCCATATACTTATATTCCTAAAGTTCCTGGTCACGGTATGCCTGGTAAACCTGGAAGCAGCACACCGGGGAGTGGAAGCTGCCCTATAGATGCATTAAAACTGGGAGCTTGTGTTGATTTGCTTGGAGGATTGGTGCACGTAGGAGCTGGTGACCCAGTTGTGAACAAGTGCTGCCCGCTTTTGAAAGGCATTGCAGAACTAGAGGCAGCCCTGTGCTTGTGTACAACAATTCGGGCTAAGCTCCTCAATCTTAACATCATCCTTCCTCTTGCTCTTGAGCTTTTTGTTCAGTGTGAAATGACTCCACCTGCTGGATTTACATGCCCATCTGCTCATTAA